One window of the Salmo trutta chromosome 35, fSalTru1.1, whole genome shotgun sequence genome contains the following:
- the LOC115175136 gene encoding protein farnesyltransferase subunit beta-like — translation MRFEGGFQGRCNKLVDGCYSFWQAGLLPLLHRALFKGGDSTLSLQKWMFEQQALQEYILLCCQNPAGGLLDKPGKSRDFYHTCYCLSGLSVAQHFGNMDLHHELIVGREENRLAPSHPVYNICPEKVAQAIQHFHQLPVPAQKEGSSVCNATTDHS, via the exons ATGAGGTTTGAGGGAGGGTTCCAGGGTCGCTGTAACAAACTGGTGGACGGCTGCTACTCCTTCTGGCAGGCTGGGCTGCTGCCACTGCTACACAGagccctcttcaaaggag GGGACTCTACATTGAGCCTGCAGAAGTGGATGTTTGAGCAGCAGGCGTTGCAGGAGTACATCCTCCTCTGCTGTCAGAACCCTGCTGGTGGGCTGCTGGACAAGCCTGGCAA ATCCAGAGACTTTTACCACACCTGTTACTGTCTGAGTGGTCTGTCTGTAGCGCAGCACTTTGGCAACATGGATCTGCACCACGAGCTGATCGTCGGCCGGGAGGAGAACAGACTG gcCCCCAGCCACCCCGTCTACAACATCTGTCCAGAGAAGGTAGCCCAGGCCATCCAACACTTCCACCAGCTGCCTGTGCCTGCACAGAAAGAGGGGTCCTCGGTCTGCAACGCTACCACTGACCACTCCTAG